TCGTGACGGTCATGGCCACAATCAGCGCGGCGTTGTACCACTTTACGGGCAAGCCGCTCGCCTGCGCACCGATCGGATCGAAGGTGTAGAAAAGCAGTTCCTTGTAAAACAGCCGAACCAAAACAATCACAAGAATTGTAATGGCGAGCGTGCCCCAAACTTCTATGGCTTTAACCCCCAAAATATTACCAAAAAGCACATGCACTAAATCGATGCGGTTGGCACCGGGCAAAATACTCACCAAGGTCAAGCCAATCGCCACAAAGGAGGATAAAATCAATGCCATCGCGGCATCGGTTTTCACGCGCGATCGCGACTCGATAAAATACAGCATTAGGGCACTAGTGACGCCCGCGACGAGCGCGCCAAAAGAAAGCGCCAAGCCTGCCACATAAGCAATGGGCAACCCTGCCATTACTGAGTGAGAAACGGTATGGGCAAGCATCCCCATCTGTCGAACGATCGCATAGCTGCCCACGACTGCGCAAAGAACACCTAAAAAGATACCGAGTAACAAAGCTCGCTGCATAAAAGCCAAAGATAAGGGTTCGAGCAACCAATCCAACATTTATTTCCCAACCGCTAAAGCAATAAAGCTCTAAACAAAGACTCGCGTTAAACCCCGCCCGTAAGCACGTTCGAGGTTGTCAGCAGTAACGACTTCCTGAGGTGACCCCTGCGCGATCAACCGCTTGTTGAGCAGTAATAGACGGTCGTAGAAGGCTAGGGACTCGCCCAAATCGTGATCTATTACCAGCAGGGTTTTACTAGCCTTGCGTAATTCTTGAAAAACATCAAAAATAATGTCTTCCGTTTTGCGATCTACGGAGGTAAAGGGCTCGTCGAAGATGTATAGTTCAGCTTCTTTAGCCAAGGCTCGCGCCAAAAAGACCCGCTGCTGCTGCCCGCCTGAGAGCTCGCCAATCGGGCGATCTTTGAGGTCGTAAATCTCGACCCGCGCGAGGGCCGCTTCAGCCAGCTCGCGCGCCTGAGGGCTGAAGCCTCGAAAGAGCCTTGCTTGGACTGTTTGGGCCATCATCACGGTATTCCAAACCGTAACGGGATAATCCCAGTCAATTTTGGAGCGCTGCGGGACGTAGGAGATCTTGAGAAGCTGTCGCCGCAGAGGCAAGCCCTGGAAGCGAATGACACCCCGGGTCACGGGAACCAAGTTGAGAATCGCCTCAACCAAAGTGCTCTTACCCGCCCCATTCGGACCAAGGATCCCGACAAGCTGCCCCTCTGGAATCTGGAAGCTAACATCGTGCAGTGCACGAACGCCACGATAGTTAACCGATAAATTCTGGATCTCTAGCATGGGCAATGGCGAAAGTGAAGCTGGACGGAGGCGTGGAGACCCCATGCGCTAGGGACCGAACCCATCCGAATTTGCAAGCACGTCTTACACGAGAGTTTATCAAAAGCTTGACATTGACGTAAGGTTGGCTAATCTAATGCTTACGCGGGGTACCACGGTCAACAAAATGGCAAGCTATTCAAAAAATATCAATATTACCGGAAGACCTATGCCATCGCACATTCTTGCGCAAAGCCTATCCAAAAGAACAAAAAATGGTGCGCGGCTGGGGGTGCTCCGCAAAGAGTACTAACAACTTTTTTGAGGATTGGGCAATCGTGTTCGAACTGTTCTCTCGCAAACACGCCGTCGCCCGCGCGGCGATTGCGACCGCTGCTGCCGTGGGATTTTCTAGTTGCGGTGGGTTGGAGCCGCCCGAAACGACTTCCGAGCAAACTGCTGCAACCGAAGCATCTGAAAAGCTGAAAATCGTTGCCTCCTATAGCGTTATTTGCAACCTTGCCGAGGAGATTGCCGCCGAGTTCGCCGAGGTCAAGTGCTTGATCGCCCCCGATCGCGACCCTCATACTTACGAGGCCACGCCCTCGGACCGCAAAGCGATCGATGAAGCTGAAGTCGTGTTTTACGCTGGTCTGAATTTCGAGCCCGCGATCGTCAGCATGGCTCAAGCGTCTGACTCGAGCTCGCCCAAGCTTGCCCTGCAC
This genomic stretch from Rubidibacter lacunae KORDI 51-2 harbors:
- a CDS encoding metal ABC transporter ATP-binding protein; translated protein: MLEIQNLSVNYRGVRALHDVSFQIPEGQLVGILGPNGAGKSTLVEAILNLVPVTRGVIRFQGLPLRRQLLKISYVPQRSKIDWDYPVTVWNTVMMAQTVQARLFRGFSPQARELAEAALARVEIYDLKDRPIGELSGGQQQRVFLARALAKEAELYIFDEPFTSVDRKTEDIIFDVFQELRKASKTLLVIDHDLGESLAFYDRLLLLNKRLIAQGSPQEVVTADNLERAYGRGLTRVFV
- a CDS encoding metal ABC transporter permease, with the protein product MLDWLLEPLSLAFMQRALLLGIFLGVLCAVVGSYAIVRQMGMLAHTVSHSVMAGLPIAYVAGLALSFGALVAGVTSALMLYFIESRSRVKTDAAMALILSSFVAIGLTLVSILPGANRIDLVHVLFGNILGVKAIEVWGTLAITILVIVLVRLFYKELLFYTFDPIGAQASGLPVKWYNAALIVAMTVTIVVCLPTVGALLVVALLVAPAVTAYLLVKELHQMMWVGSFIGALSSILGMYLSYYLDAPSGSTVVLVAFCFFILAFIFSPSQGLIRRAVKFHRGVSLATGQMESMESNVLQRKESFGQFQK